One window of Acipenser ruthenus chromosome 17, fAciRut3.2 maternal haplotype, whole genome shotgun sequence genomic DNA carries:
- the LOC117423044 gene encoding urotensin-2B-like produces MDRDLFTPFCAGLLALLLMVQLHAVHGRSFLIQENQLAPGKDVTDFQDKLIALLLQKGLSGKSGRRPEINDLELASKLAELEQLAALREKLALEKQLDSNAIGKESAHPGKRACFWKYCV; encoded by the exons ATGGACAGAGACCTCTTCACTCCCTTCTGCGCTGGCCTCCTGGCTCTACTACTGATGGTCCAACTTCACGCAGTGCATGGAAGGAGTTTCCTGATTCAAG AAAACCAGCTGGCTCCTGGAAAAGACGTCACAGATTTCCAAGACAAGCTTATAGCTCTGCTGCTGCAGAAAGGTCTATCTGGCAAGTCTGGAAGAAGGCCTGAGATCAATG ATCTGGAGCTGGCAAGCAAGCTAGCAGAGCTGGAGcag CTGGCAGCACTGAGAGAAAAGCTTGCCCTGGAGAAGCAGCTGGACTCCAACGCAATAGGAAAGGAGTCAGCACACCCAGGCAAAAGAG catGCTTCTGGAAGTACTGTGTCTGA